A single genomic interval of Helianthus annuus cultivar XRQ/B chromosome 6, HanXRQr2.0-SUNRISE, whole genome shotgun sequence harbors:
- the LOC110865616 gene encoding uncharacterized protein At2g34160: MEEITEAVQNINITGDNHKKNRIQVSNTKKPLFFYVNLAKRYMQQHDEVELSALGMAIATVVTIAEILKNNGFAVEKKIMTSTVDMKDESRGRPIQKAKIEILLGKTDKFDELMAAAAEERGELADGEEHS; encoded by the exons ATGGAAGAGATCACGGAGGCAGTTCAGAACATTAACATCACCGGTGACAATCACAAGAAGAATCGAATTCAGGTCTCCAACACCAAAAAGCCCCTCTTCTTTTACGTTAATCTCGCCAAG AGGTATATGCAACAGCATGATGAAGTGGAGCTTTCTGCCCTTGGGATGG CCATTGCAACAGTTGTCACAATAGCAGAAATTCTCAAGAATAATGGATTTGCTGTGGAGAAGa AGATTATGACATCCACTGTTGACATGAAAGATGAATCTAGAGGACGCCCCATCCAAAAAGCCAAG ATCGAGATATTGCTGGGGAAAACAGATAAATTTGACGAACTGATGGCTGCTGCTGCTGAAGAAAGGGGAGAGCTTGCAGACGGTGAAGAGCATAGTTAA
- the LOC110865617 gene encoding probable sugar phosphate/phosphate translocator At5g25400: MGKGGTLTEGVLKKIILSYTYVAIWIFLSFTVIVYNKYILDRKMYDWPYPISLTMIHMGFCSSLAYVLVSVVKLVEPVQMTREVYLKSVVPIGLLYALSLWLSNSAYIYLSVSFIQMLKALMPVAVYSIGVLFKKEGFKGDTMTNMLSISFGVAIAAYGEAKFNSWGVMLQLGAVCFEATRLVLIQILLTSKGITFNPITSLYYVAPCCFAFLSIPWMIVEYPKLRDTSSFHFDYWIFGTNSICAFALNLAVFLLVGKTSALTMNVAGVVKDWLLIAFSWSVIKDTVTPINLFGYGIAFLGVAYYNHAKLQALKAKEAEKKAAQVDDESGKLLEERSAEKSAKKTEADD; this comes from the coding sequence ATGGGCAAAGGTGGAACCCTGACCGAAGGTGTACTCAAAAAGATCATCCTTTCCTACACCTACGTTGCCATATGGATCTTTCTCAGCTTCACTGTCATCGTCTACAACAAGTACATTCTAGATCGCAAGATGTACGACTGGCCCTACCCTATTTCACTCACCATGATCCACATGGGCTTCTGTTCTTCACTTGCCTATGTTCTTGTTAGTGTTGTCAAACTTGTTGAACCGGTTCAGATGACCCGTGAAGTTTATCTTAAATCTGTTGTTCCAATTGGTTTGCTTTATGCTCTTAGCTTATGGCTTTCCAATTCCGCTTATATTTATTTATCTGTGTCGTTTATTCAAATGCTTAAAGCTTTAATGCCTGTTGCTGTTTATTCGATTGGGGTTTTGTTTAAGAAAGAGGGGTTTAAAGGGGATACTATGACTAATATGTTGTCGATTTCGTTCGGGGTTGCGATTGCGGCTTATGGTGAAGCTAAGTTTAATAGTTGGGGAGTTATGTTGCAGCTTGGTGCGGTTTGTTTCGAGGCGACTCGATTGGTGTTGATTCAGATCTTGTTGACGTCGAAAGGGATTACGTTTAATCCGATTACGTCGTTGTATTATGTCGCCCCTTGTTGTTTCGCGTTCTTGTCGATTCCTTGGATGATTGTGGAGTATCCGAAACTGAGGGATACTTCAAGCTTCCATTTTGATTATTGGATCTTTGGGACGAACTCGATTTGTGCGTTTGCGTTGAATCTTGCGGTGTTTTTGCTTGTTGGGAAGACTTCGGCTTTGACTATGAATGTCGCGGGGGTGGTTAAAGATTGGTTGTTAATCGCGTTTTCGTGGTCTGTGATTAAGGATACGGTGACGCCGATTAATTTGTTTGGGTATGGGATTGCTTTCTTGGGTGTTGCTTATTATAATCATGCGAAGTTGCAGGCGCTTAAGGCTAAAGAAGCGGAGAAGAAGGCTGCTCAGGTGGATGATGAATCGGGGAAGTTGTTAGAGGAGAGGAGTGCGGAAAAGTCAGCGAAAAAGACCGAGGCCGATGATTGA
- the LOC110944850 gene encoding uncharacterized protein LOC110944850: MVGVPRHIAEHRLNVSEESKPVVHAKRHLGDIKHDAMKEQVLELLNAGIIREVRYQTWVASPVMVKKPNGSWRMCVDYKDLNKACPRDCYALPDIDEKIDSLATFRWKCFLDCYKGYHQVQMAVQDEDKTAFRTPTGLYCYTKMPFGLKNAGATYQRLMNETFSDAIGKYIEVYMDDLVIMSKEESAMLANIQKTFNTLRSVSIKLNPAKCSFGMEEGKFLGFIVTKDGFKVNPEKVQAIERMPSPANVKDMQKLAGRLAALNRFLANHAAKSFPFIKTLRNSSDKAVGAVLLVDRQGVQTPVYYVSRNLTDPETRYAIMEKLVLALIHASRRLRRYFANHVIHVLTNYNIGNILARPEISGRLAKWAIELGGHNVVFRPRPSIKGQVLADFMTEVPDDKDRECKAMEKAEKKQTEEPWLLYTDGASNEDGAGAGLRLVSPDKHEFTYAIRLDFKSTNNEAEYEAFLAGLRLAIKMGVRHIEAHVDSMLVAGQINGQYEAKGDIMALYLNQAKTLLQTFYSYKVHHINRSENKPADALSKLASTSFQHLAKDVRIEVLSNPSVPLREVSVIQTGTTSWMTPIIMYLQSGILPENKVEARKIQYKSEHYQMADGILYRKLYLGPLLRCVDADDANYLIRELHEGICGIHAGPRMVVAKVMNAGYYWPGMHLDAVKELRKCSGCQRHAPKTMRPKNELVPVTIAWPFQQWGIDMVGPFPEALGAVKFIIVAVDYFTKWVEAKALASTTSAVVKRFIWEQIICRFGLPLRIITDNGTNFAADDLERWFKELNIEHTFSSVAHPQGNGQVEAVNKSIVDGIKARLGEKRRGWVDELPSILWAIEQCPKQAMEKHLSAWSMGPRL, from the exons atggttggtgttccacggcaTATAGCAGAACACCGTCTCAACGTCTCCGAAGAATCCAAGCCAGTGGTGCACGCCAAACGCCACCTAGGCGATATAAAACATGATGCAATGAAAGAACAAGTGTTGGAACTGCTAAACGCAGGAATCATCAGGGAAGTCCGGTACCAAACGTGGGTAGCAAGCCCAGTAATGGTAAAGAAACCGAATGGTAGTTGGAGAATGTGTGTTGACTACAAGGatctgaacaaagcatgtcccCGTGACTGCTATGCTCTACCAGACATAGACGAGAAAATAGATTCTTTGGCAACATTCCGGTGGAAATGTTTtctggattgctacaaaggatatCACCAGGTCCAGATGGCTGTTCAAGACGAAgataaaaccgcattccgcacgccAACGGGGTTATACTGCTACACCAAGATGCCGTTCGGCTTAAAGAATGCAGGTGCTACGTACCAACGGTTGATGAACGAAACATTCAGTGACGCCATCGGTAAATACATCGAAGTATACATGGACGATCTGGTAATCATGAGCAAGGAAGAGAGCGCGATGTTGGCAAATATTCAGAAGACCTTCAACACTCTGCGCAGCGTGAGCATCAAACTGAATCCAGCAAAGTGCTCATTCGGAATGGAGGAAGGAAAGTTTTTGGGCTTCATAGTCACTAAAGATGGTTTTAAGGTGAACCCAGAAAAGGTTCAGGCCATAGAGAGGATGCCTTCACCAGCAAACGTCAAAGACATGCAAAAGCTCGCAGGACGATTGGCAGCACTCAATCGATTCTTAGCTAACCACGCAGCAAAATCCTTCCCATTCATCAAGACCTTGCGCAACT CTTCCGACAAGGCCGTTGGAGCCGTATTGCTAGTCGATCGACAAGGTGTCCAAACACCTGTGTATTATGTGTCCAGAAATTTAACCGACCCAGAAACCAGATACGCAATCATGGAAAAGCTTGTCCTTGCACTGATCCACGCGTCAAGAAGGCTGCGCCGATATTTCGCCAATCACGTCATCCACGTGCTAACAAATTACAATATTGGGAATATCCTAGCAAGGCCAGAAATATCAGGAAGGTTGGCCAAATGGGCGATAGAGCTAGGGGGACACAACGTAGTTTTCAGACCACGACCGTCGATCAAAGGCCAAGTTTTAGCAGACTTCATGACGGAAGTTCCGGATGACAAAGACAGAGAGTGTAAGGCGATGGAGAAAGCGGAGAAAAAACAAACCGAAGAGCCATGGCTGCTGTATACAGACGGTGCATCCAATGAAGATGGGGCAGGCGCGGGGCTACGGCTAGTAAGCCCTGACAAACACGAGTTCACTTATGCCATACGCCTAGACTTCAAGAGCACAAATAACGAAGCAGAGTACGAAGCCTTTCTGGCCGGCTTGCGTTTGGCAATCAAAATGGGAGTCCGACACATCGAAGCACATGTGGACTCCATGTTAGTAGCAGGCCAAATCAATGGTCAATACGAAGCCAAGGGCGATATAATGGCACTCTATCTCAACCAAGCAAAGACGTTGCTGCAAACCTTCTATTCctacaaggtgcaccacataaaCCGCAGTGAAAACAAGCCGGCAGACGCTTTAAGCAAGCTTGCGTCAACAAGTTTCCAGCACTTGGCCAAAGACGTGCGCATAGAAGTTTTAAGCAACCCATCTGTTCCACTCAGGGAAGTCAGCGTCATCCAAACAGGAACCACGTCCTGGATGACACCCATAATCATGTACTTACAGTCCGGGATACTTCCAGAAAATAAAGTTGAGGCGCGGAAAATCCAGTATAAATCAGAACATTATCAGATGGCAGACGGGATATTGTACCGAAAGTTATATCTCGGCCCGCTGCTAAGATGTGTTGACGCCGACGATGCAAATTATCTGATCCGGGAACTACATGAAGGCATCTGCGGTATCCACGCCGGGCCGCGCATGGTAGTGGCAAAAGTAATGaacgccggttactactggcccgGAATGCACCTCGATGCCGTGAAGGAATTAAGGAAGTGCAGCGGCTGCCAACGGCATGCACCAAAAACCATGCGTCCAAAAAATGAATTGGTACCAGTAACAAtcgcatggccctttcagcaatggggcatagacatggtggGCCCTTTCCCAGAAGCTCTGGGGGCAgtcaagttcatcatcgtcgcggtcgattacttcaccaagtgggtggaagcAAAAGCACTTGCGTCAACCACATCGGCAGTCGTTAAACGATTCATctgggaacaaatcatatgccggTTCGGCCTACCACTCCGAATCATCACAGACAATGGTACAAACTTTGCAGCAGATGatctcgaacgatggttcaaggAACTAAACATTGAACATACCTTCTCGTCGGTCgcacatccgcaagggaatggtcaagtTGAAGCGGTCAACAAGAGCATCGTCGATGGCATCAAAGCAAGGCTCGGTGAAAAAAGACGAGGGTGGGTCGATGAGCTACCAAGCATATTATGGGCCATAGAACAATGCCCAAAACAAGCAATGGAGAAACACCTTTCAGCTTGGTCTATGGGTCCGAGGCTGTGA